One window of Oreochromis niloticus isolate F11D_XX linkage group LG23, O_niloticus_UMD_NMBU, whole genome shotgun sequence genomic DNA carries:
- the LOC102075872 gene encoding NACHT, LRR and PYD domains-containing protein 12 isoform X3: MEISVKEQLLHILENLGEVELKHFHWYLQNATKGDFPSIKKCHLENADRLKTVDLMVQTYTTDHVIEVARTTLKKMNKGNSSAQADLSLSSQEVLQKCQPKLKAKLKKKFQSVFEGIAKAGNPTLLSQIYTELYITEGGTAEVNDEHEVRQIETASRKPDRPETTIRQEDIFKASPGRDKPIRTVLTMGVSGIGKTVLTQKFTLDWAEDKVNQDIHFMFPFTFRELNLLKEKKFSLVELVHHFFTETKEAGICRFEDFQVVFIFDGLDECRHPLNFQKTETVTDVTQSTSVDVLLTNLIRGILLPSAHVWITTRPAAANQIPSKCVERVTEVRGFTDTQKEEYFRKRFRDEEQTSRIISHIKTSRSLHIMCHIPVFCWITATVLEDMLKTREGGQIPVTLTEMYIHFLVVQAKVKNVKYDGGAEMDPHWSPESRKMVELLGKLAFEQLQKSDLIFYESDLAECDTDIRAASVCSGVFTQIFKEERGLYQDKVFCFVHLSIQEFLAALHVHLTFIGSCVNLLEEQKATSKWSRLSLGKKNLRYLHQSAVNKALQSPNGHLDLFLRFLLGLSLQTNQRLLQGLLTQKRSSSQINQETVQYIKKKIRKNLSAEKSINLFHCLNELNDCSLVEEIQQSLSSGSLSTDKLSPAQWSALVFILLSSEEDVDVFDLKKYSASEEALLRLLPVVKASKKALLSGCNLSERSCEALSSVFSSKSSSLRELDLSNNDLQDSGVKLLSAGVNSPNWKLETLRLRVCNISEGSCEVLSSVLSSQSSNLRELDLSYNSLHDSGMRLLSVGMITPHCKVVTLRLSGCDLSERSCETLSSILSSVPSSLRELDLRNNNLQDSGVKLLSFGMKCAQCKLVTLRLSGCNLSLRCCEALSEVLSSQSSSLTELDLSNNNLQDSGVTLMCAEVESPHWKLETLRLSICNLSEKSCEALSSLLSSEAPCLRELDLSNNNLQDSGVKLLSVGLQSPHCTLEIISLSGCLITGEGGISLVSALSSNSSTLREVDVSHNHPGDLGILSERQKDLDTLRVEPAGVRWLTPGLRKYSCQLTIDTKTVNRNLKLSDNNRKVTHVEEVQSYPDHPDRFDGWPQLLCKDGLSGRCYWEVEWRGNVEISVSYKGIRGRRGGIVSVFGFNYQSWSLSCSEDGCQFVRHNKIKTPISSSSVSNRVAVYVDCPAETLSFYRVSSDTLIHLHTFNTTFTETLYPGFTVFPGSSVSLCQV; the protein is encoded by the exons ATGGAAATATCTGTTAAGGAGCAGCTACTGCACATTCTGGAGAATCTGGGAGAGGTGGAGCTGAAACATTTCCACTGGTACCTTCAGAATGCAACAAAAGGTGATTTTCCATCCATCAAAAAGTGTCATCTGGAGAACGCAGACAGACTGAAAACTGTAGATTTAATGGTGCAGACATATACTACTGACCATGTGATAGAAGTAGCAAGGacaactttaaagaaaatgaataaag GAAATTCCTCAGCCCAGGCAGATTTATCACTTTCATCACAAG AAGTTCTTCAAAAATGTCAGCCCAAACTGAAGGCTAAGCTGAAGAAGAAATTCCAGTCTGTAtttgaggggatcgctaaagcaggaaacccaacccttctgagtcagatctacacagagctctacatcacagagggagggactgcagaagtcaatgatgaacatgaggtcagacagattgaaacagcatccaggaaaccagacagaccagaaacaacaataaGACAAGAAGACATATTTAAAGCATCACCTGGAAGAGataaaccaatcagaacagtgctgacaatgGGAGTGTCTGGCATTGGAAAAACTGTTTTAACACAGAAATTCACTCtagactgggctgaagacaaagtcAACCAAGATATCCACTTCATGTTTCCTTTCaccttcagagagctgaatttgctgaaagagaaaaagttcagcttggtggaacttgtccatcacttctttactgaaaccaaagaagcaggaatctgcaggtTTGAAGatttccaggttgtgttcatctttgatgggctggatgagtgtcgacatCCTCTGAACTTTCAAAAAACTGAGACTGTGACTGATGTCACacagtccacctcagtggatgtgctgctgacaaacctcatcagAGGGAtcctgcttccctctgctcatgTCTGGATAACCACAAGACCTGCAGCAGCTAATCAGATCCCTTCTAAGTGTGTTGAAAGGGTGACAGAGGTTCGAGGGTTCACTGACACACAGAAGGAGGaatacttcaggaagagattcagagatgaggagcagacCAGCAGGATCATTTCCCACAttaagacatcacgaagcctccacatcatgtgccacatcccagtcttttgctggatcactgctacagttctggaggacaTGCTGAAAACTAGGGAGGGAGGACAGATTCCTgtgaccctgactgagatgtacatccacttcctggtggtgcAAGCAAAAGTGAAGAATGTCaaatatgatggaggagctgagatggatccacactggagtccagagagcaggaagatggtTGAGTtactgggaaaactggcttttgagcAACTACAGAAAAGcgacctgatcttctatgagtCAGACCTGGCAGAATGTGACActgatatcagagcagcctcagtgtgctcaggagtgttcacacagatctttaaagaggaaagaggactgtaccaggacaaggtgttctgctttgtccatctgagcattcaggagtttctggctgctcttcatgtccatctaaCCTTTATCGGCTCTTGTGTCAACCTGCTGGAAGAACAAAAAGCAACCTCAAAATGGTCTAGATTGTCGCTAGGGAAAAAGAATTTAAGATAtctccaccagagtgctgtgaacaaggccttacagagtccaaatggacacctggacttgttcctccgttTCCTcttgggtctttcactgcagactaATCAGCGTCTCCTACAAGGCCTGCTGACACAGAAACGAAGTAGCTCACAGATCAATCAGGAAACAGTACAGTATATCAAGAAGAAAATTAGaaagaatctgtctgcagagaaaagcatcaatctgttccactgtctgaatgaactgaatgattgttctctagtggaggagatccaacagtccctgagttCAGGAAGTCTCTCTACAGACAAActttctcctgctcagtggtcagctctggtcttcatcttactgtcatcagaagaagatgtggatgtgtttgacctgaagaaatattCTGCTTCAGAAGAGGCTCTTCTGAgactgctgccagtggtcaaagcctccaaaaAAGCTTT actgagtggctgtaacctctcagagagaagctgtgaagctctgtcctcagttttCAGTTCAAAGTCCTCCAGTCTGAGAGAGTTGGATCTGAGTAACAATGACCTACAGGATTCAGGAGTAAAGCTTCTATCTGCTGGAGTGAATAGTCCAAACTGgaaactggaaactctcag ACTAAGGGTCTGTAACATATCAGAAGGAAGCTGTGAAgttctgtcctcagttctcagctcgCAGTCCTCTAATCTGAGAGAGTTGGACTTGAGTTACAACAGCCTGCATGATTCAGGAATGAGGTTGCTGTCTGTTGGAATGATTACTCCACATTGTAAAGTGGTAACTCTCAG actAAGCGGCTGTGACCtttcagagagaagctgtgaaactTTGTCCTCAATTCTCAGCTCAGTGCCTtctagtctgagagagctggacttgagaaacaacaacctgcaggattcaggtgTAAAGCTTCTCTCTTTTGGAATGAAGTGCGCACAGTGTAAACTGGTAACTCTCAG attgagtggctgtaacctctCACTGAGatgctgtgaagctctgtctgAAGTTCTCAGCTCACAGTCCTCTAGtctgacagagctggacctgagtaataACAATCTGCAGGACTCTGGAGTAACGCTTATGTGTGCTGAAGTGGAGAGTCCACACTGGAAACTGGAAACTTTGAG ACTGAGCATCTGCAACCTGTCAGAGaaaagctgtgaagctctgtcttCACTTCTCAGCTCAGAGGCCCCTTGTCTGAGAGAACTTGACTTGAGTAACAataacctgcaggattcaggagtaaAGCTATTGTCTGTTGGACTGCAGAGTCCACATTGTACACTGGAAATTATTAG TCTGTCAGGTTGTTTGATCACAGGGGAAGGCGGTATTTCTCTGGTTTCGGCTCTCAGCTCCAACTCCTCCACTCTGAGAGAAGTGGACGTGAGCCAcaatcatccaggtgacttaGGAATTCTTTCAGAACGACAAAAAGatctggacactctcag ggtggagcctgctggagtccgatggttgacaccaggtctgaggaagt attcctgtcaactcacaatcgacacgaAAACCGTAAACAGAAACctcaaactgtctgacaacaacaggaaggtgacacatgtggaggaggttcagtcatatcctgatcatccagacagatttgatggcTGGCCTCAGCTGCTGTGCAAAGATGGTCTCagtggtcgctgttactgggaggtcgagtggagaggaaatGTTGagatatcagtgagttacaaaGGCATCAGAGGAAGAAGAGGTGGGATTGTCTCTGTTTTTGGATTTAATTATCAGTCATGGAGTCTGAGCTGCTCTGAGGATGGTTGTCAGTTTGTCAGGcacaacaaaattaaaacacccatctcctcctcctctgtctctaacagagtagcagtgtatgtggactgtcctgctgagactctgtccttctacagagtctcctctgatactctgatccacctccataccttcaacaccacattcactgaaactctttatcctgggtttacaGTCTTTCCTGGTTCCTCAGTGAGTCTATGCCAAGTTTAG